One genomic region from Canis lupus familiaris isolate Mischka breed German Shepherd unplaced genomic scaffold, alternate assembly UU_Cfam_GSD_1.0 chrUn_S1846H2043, whole genome shotgun sequence encodes:
- the LOC119878703 gene encoding rho GTPase-activating protein 20-like isoform X2: MTAITISLNIQVSFHTGHEHPYGIKMSHLPSTKLLPKEAEDSVSPSPTQESLLLEQKITDMQIHFILKPRHPAQNKQGRDSGQKTMKSTVFRDWAFWWRAGTCQKNHCRVAPSAKPRQLFGVSLTDICDKDNLPFPILDMLSVINQKGPLLEGIFRKPACINSCRNLKEKLNSGDRVNCYSKSVHVVACVLKDFLENIEGSLLSSKLYEKWLGVLNEVTEKEKINAAQRLLTQLPKANVVLLRYLFGVLYNIEQQSSSNQMTAYDLSVCIAPSILCPLNSCSLELEDNFIKKASLVQFLIENCLKIFGEDITSLLGENSKSCHNNEKAADSVQNTLKSTSFRDSDFCQRIGTSQYNQCTALLSAKPGQLFGVSLTDIFDKDIMPLPILDMLSFINEKGPLTEGIFRKPGSIKSCGILKKKLNSGDRVRHYSKSVLVVAFVLKDFLENIEGSLLSSDLYEKWLGVLDEVTQKEKINAAQRLLTQLPKANVVLLRYLFGVLYNIEQQSSSNQMTAYDLSVCIAPSILCPPNSCNLELEDNFIKKASLIQFLIENCLKIFGEDITSLLGENSKSCHNNEKAADSDQNTKESSAFTNSSFGHCAGTWQNNQCTAAPSEKSGQLFGVSLTDIFHKDNFPFPILIQARRPLKEVFSEG, from the exons ATGACAGCCATCACCATCAGCCTAAATATTCAGGTTTCTTTCCATACAGGACATGAACATCCCTATGGAATTAAAATGAGCCATCTTCCATCTACTAAACTGCTGCCAAAGGAAGCAGAGGACTCCGTCTCTCCTTCCCCTACTCAGGAGTCCCTCCTTCTGGAGCAGAAGATCACAGACATGCAAATCCATTTCATACTGAAGCCCAGGCACCCAGCCCAGAACAAGCAAGGGAGAG ATTCAGGCCAGAAGACCATGAAAAGCACTGTTTTCAGAGACTGGGCCTTTTGGTGGCGCGCTGGCACTTGCCAGAAAAACCACTGCAGAGTTGCACCATCTGCAAAACCACGACAACTCTTTGGGGTTTCCCTCACAGATATCTGTGATAAGGACAACTTGCCCTTCCCAATACTG gATATGCTTTCCGTGATCAATCAGAAAGGACCACTCCTGGAAGGCATCTTCAGAAAACCAGCCTGTATAAATTCATGCAGAAACCtaaaagagaaactaaattcTGGGGACAGAGTTAACTGTTACAGCAAATCTGTTCATGTGGTAGCATGTGTTTTAAAG gattttcttgaaaatatcgAAGGAAGTTTACTTTCATCCAAACTCTATGAAAAATGGCTTGGTGTTCTTAACGAAGtgactgagaaggaaaaaataaatgcagcccAGAG GCTTCTAACACAGCTGCCAAAAGCGAATGTTGTTCTCTTGCGATACCTTTTCGGTGTGTTATACAACATTGAGCAACAATCCTCATCCAATCAGATGACAGCTTATGATTTATCAGTGTGTATAGCCCCAAGTATTCTTTGTCCACTTAATTCCTGCAGCTTGGAATTGGAAGACAACTTCATTAAAAAG GCTTCTCTTGTACAGTTTTTGATCGAAAATTGCCTCAAGATATTTGGAGAAGACATCACTTCTCTCTTGGGAGAGAATTCAAAGAGTTGTCATAACAATGAGAAGGCTGCAG ATTCAGTCCAGAACACCTTGAAAAGCACTTCTTTTAGAGACTCGGACTTTTGCCAGCGCATTGGCACTTCCCAGTACAACCAGTGCACAGCTCTACTGTCTGCAAAACCAGGACAGCTCTTTGGAGTTTCCCTTACGGATATCTTTGATAAGGACATCATGCCCTTACCAATACTG gaTATGCTTTCCTTTATCAATGAGAAAGGACCACTCACAGAAGGCATATTCAGAAAACCAGGTAGTATAAAGTCATgcggaatcctaaagaagaaactGAATTCTGGAGACAGAGTGAGGCATTACAGCAAATCTGTTCTTGTGGTAGCATTTGTTTTAAAG gattttcttgaaaatatcgAAGGAAGTTTACTTTCATCGGACCTCTATGAAAAATGGCTTGGTGTTCTTGACGAAgtgactcagaaggaaaaaataaatgctgcCCAGAG GCTTCTAACACAGCTGCCAAAAGCGAATGTTGTTCTCTTGCGATACCTTTTCGGTGTGTTATACAACATTGAGCAACAATCCTCATCCAATCAGATGACAGCTTATGATTTATCAGTGTGTATAGCCCCAAGTATTCTTTGTCCACCTAATTCCTGCAACTTGGAATTGGAAGACAACTTCATTAAAAAG GCTTCTCTTATACAGTTTTTGATTGAAAATTGCCTCAAGATATTTGGAGAAGACATCACTTCTCTCTTGGGAGAGAATTCAAAGAGTTGTCATAACAATGAGAAGGCTGCAG ATTCTGACCAGAACACCAAGGAAAGCAGTGCTTTCACAAACTCGTCCTTTGGCCACTGTGCTGGCACTTGGCAGAACAACCAGTGCACAGCTGCACCGTCTGAAAAATCAGGACAGCTCTTTGGAGTTTCCCTCACGGATATCTTTCATAAGGACAACTTCCCCTTCCCAATACTG ATTCAGGCCAGAAGACCACTAAAAGAAGTCTTTTCAGAAGGTTAG
- the LOC119878703 gene encoding uncharacterized protein LOC119878703 isoform X1, producing the protein MTAITISLNIQVSFHTGHEHPYGIKMSHLPSTKLLPKEAEDSVSPSPTQESLLLEQKITDMQIHFILKPRHPAQNKQGRDSGQKTMKSTVFRDWAFWWRAGTCQKNHCRVAPSAKPRQLFGVSLTDICDKDNLPFPILDMLSVINQKGPLLEGIFRKPACINSCRNLKEKLNSGDRVNCYSKSVHVVACVLKDFLENIEGSLLSSKLYEKWLGVLNEVTEKEKINAAQRLLTQLPKANVVLLRYLFGVLYNIEQQSSSNQMTAYDLSVCIAPSILCPLNSCSLELEDNFIKKASLVQFLIENCLKIFGEDITSLLGENSKSCHNNEKAADSVQNTLKSTSFRDSDFCQRIGTSQYNQCTALLSAKPGQLFGVSLTDIFDKDIMPLPILDMLSFINEKGPLTEGIFRKPGSIKSCGILKKKLNSGDRVRHYSKSVLVVAFVLKDFLENIEGSLLSSDLYEKWLGVLDEVTQKEKINAAQRLLTQLPKANVVLLRYLFGVLYNIEQQSSSNQMTAYDLSVCIAPSILCPPNSCNLELEDNFIKKASLIQFLIENCLKIFGEDITSLLGENSKSCHNNEKAADSDQNTKESSAFTNSSFGHCAGTWQNNQCTAAPSEKSGQLFGVSLTDIFHKDNFPFPILDFLENIEGSLLSSELYEKWLGVLDEVTEEEKINAAQRLLAQLPNVNVVVLRYLFGVLYSIEQESSPNQITPYDLSVCIAPSILCPPNSGSLELEENFIKKASLIQFLYENCLGIFGEDITSLLGENSKSCHNNEKAADSGQKTTKRSLFRRLAFWCCGGICWNKCTAEPSAEPRERFGVPSRGYL; encoded by the exons ATGACAGCCATCACCATCAGCCTAAATATTCAGGTTTCTTTCCATACAGGACATGAACATCCCTATGGAATTAAAATGAGCCATCTTCCATCTACTAAACTGCTGCCAAAGGAAGCAGAGGACTCCGTCTCTCCTTCCCCTACTCAGGAGTCCCTCCTTCTGGAGCAGAAGATCACAGACATGCAAATCCATTTCATACTGAAGCCCAGGCACCCAGCCCAGAACAAGCAAGGGAGAG ATTCAGGCCAGAAGACCATGAAAAGCACTGTTTTCAGAGACTGGGCCTTTTGGTGGCGCGCTGGCACTTGCCAGAAAAACCACTGCAGAGTTGCACCATCTGCAAAACCACGACAACTCTTTGGGGTTTCCCTCACAGATATCTGTGATAAGGACAACTTGCCCTTCCCAATACTG gATATGCTTTCCGTGATCAATCAGAAAGGACCACTCCTGGAAGGCATCTTCAGAAAACCAGCCTGTATAAATTCATGCAGAAACCtaaaagagaaactaaattcTGGGGACAGAGTTAACTGTTACAGCAAATCTGTTCATGTGGTAGCATGTGTTTTAAAG gattttcttgaaaatatcgAAGGAAGTTTACTTTCATCCAAACTCTATGAAAAATGGCTTGGTGTTCTTAACGAAGtgactgagaaggaaaaaataaatgcagcccAGAG GCTTCTAACACAGCTGCCAAAAGCGAATGTTGTTCTCTTGCGATACCTTTTCGGTGTGTTATACAACATTGAGCAACAATCCTCATCCAATCAGATGACAGCTTATGATTTATCAGTGTGTATAGCCCCAAGTATTCTTTGTCCACTTAATTCCTGCAGCTTGGAATTGGAAGACAACTTCATTAAAAAG GCTTCTCTTGTACAGTTTTTGATCGAAAATTGCCTCAAGATATTTGGAGAAGACATCACTTCTCTCTTGGGAGAGAATTCAAAGAGTTGTCATAACAATGAGAAGGCTGCAG ATTCAGTCCAGAACACCTTGAAAAGCACTTCTTTTAGAGACTCGGACTTTTGCCAGCGCATTGGCACTTCCCAGTACAACCAGTGCACAGCTCTACTGTCTGCAAAACCAGGACAGCTCTTTGGAGTTTCCCTTACGGATATCTTTGATAAGGACATCATGCCCTTACCAATACTG gaTATGCTTTCCTTTATCAATGAGAAAGGACCACTCACAGAAGGCATATTCAGAAAACCAGGTAGTATAAAGTCATgcggaatcctaaagaagaaactGAATTCTGGAGACAGAGTGAGGCATTACAGCAAATCTGTTCTTGTGGTAGCATTTGTTTTAAAG gattttcttgaaaatatcgAAGGAAGTTTACTTTCATCGGACCTCTATGAAAAATGGCTTGGTGTTCTTGACGAAgtgactcagaaggaaaaaataaatgctgcCCAGAG GCTTCTAACACAGCTGCCAAAAGCGAATGTTGTTCTCTTGCGATACCTTTTCGGTGTGTTATACAACATTGAGCAACAATCCTCATCCAATCAGATGACAGCTTATGATTTATCAGTGTGTATAGCCCCAAGTATTCTTTGTCCACCTAATTCCTGCAACTTGGAATTGGAAGACAACTTCATTAAAAAG GCTTCTCTTATACAGTTTTTGATTGAAAATTGCCTCAAGATATTTGGAGAAGACATCACTTCTCTCTTGGGAGAGAATTCAAAGAGTTGTCATAACAATGAGAAGGCTGCAG ATTCTGACCAGAACACCAAGGAAAGCAGTGCTTTCACAAACTCGTCCTTTGGCCACTGTGCTGGCACTTGGCAGAACAACCAGTGCACAGCTGCACCGTCTGAAAAATCAGGACAGCTCTTTGGAGTTTCCCTCACGGATATCTTTCATAAGGACAACTTCCCCTTCCCAATACTG gattttcttgaaaatatcgAAGGAAGTTTACTTTCATCGGAACTCTATGAAAAATGGCTTGGTGTTCTTGACGAAGTGActgaggaggagaaaataaatgcagcCCAGAG GCTTCTAGCTCAGCTGCCAAATGTGAATGTTGTTGTCTTGCGGTACCTTTTTGGAGTGTTATACAGCATTGAGCAAGAATCCTCACCCAACCAGATAACACCTTATGATTTATCAGTGTGTATAGCCCCAAGCATTCTTTGTCCACCTAATTCTGGCAGCTTGGAATTGGAAGAGAACTTCATAAAAAAG GCTTCTCTTATACAATTTTTGTATGAAAATTGCCTCGGGATATTTGGAGAAGACATCACTTCTCTCTTGGGAGAGAATTCAAAGAGTTGTCATAACAATGAGAAGGCTGCAG ATTCAGGCCAGAAGACCACTAAAAGAAGTCTTTTCAGAAGGTTAGCCTTTTGGTGCTGCGGTGGTATTTGCTGGAACAAGTGCACAGCTGAGCCTTCTGCAGAACCCAGAGAGCGCTTTGGAGTTCCCTCTCGCGGATATCTGTAG